The genomic DNA ttatgatgtcaccatagcaacatactcgttaccagacctctacctttccgatatcgaaaatgccttctttgttgcttcagagtctaacagacttccttatgcttatgctgtgtaatgtccatattcgctcacacccactgaatgaacatcaagaacaaataacccttattggggagggaaactctgattttaccctttggatggagagggcctggagcccattgtgttgctatggaaacgtcacagtgggcgatatcatggaactttgtaaCGAGTATAAGAACTGtacaaagtttcagttctatacagaaaatgtcttcaaagatattcaattttttgtgattttacatcattttgtgtgcactatgtgacgtcacaagtcgtctaatttgcataaatcaaaatcttgaataacttggcaaccaagagagctatgacaataaaataaagccgttcttcattattttgaaagctcttttaaacaagctaattaaacattttgtgtcatatgcactttaaattctcaacctcggataatgcatttcgcgtgctctgattggttcactcaatctcggttatcagctcatataccttggtttgaccttatatggtaaatgattgcgttaagcgttgctaaactaaaaatgttttcgccagAATGCaaaattactctttgaataaagccgaaaaggagaaaaaaaactttttttgtggaaactttggatcaattccgacgtttagaagtacgcgagagggcaagaaatgtttttgtgatgagcctgcgtctgtctgacaacaaggtattacacaacatcgcatcagttctcatcaagtttttttcgatttcgctcggatttgctcgctttttccgctcgtatttcgtacttccaaatttttggagttgaaggaatttaataaaacaattattccattcgcgcttgttggatatgagactggttatagccaacgaggcgctacgcgcctcgttggctatttaccatctcatatccaacgcacgctcatggaataattgttaagtaaatAGTTCTGTATTTCGTCAAGTCGTTTGTTTTAGTATCGTGTTGTAAAGTAGTGCATGTATAGTCAGTGTAATATTAGTagtgtaagtagtgtaagtgttggAAATAAATTACACAACATTAGAtggagttcttattttttccaaagTCATCCTTGAAAGTTGGGGGTGCGGTTTATACACGAGTCTTTGCATAGAAATCAAACAATGAATCAAGTCTCAGGAGACAACAATAGAAGCTGATCAAGGGGTTTGCAATTTTAATTGTGCGTAACCATGATCCCGAAACAAATCTGATTTCCACGATGAGCGCTGGCCTCTCAAGTACGAAAAATTGTTCTGTCAAGTATGGGAGCTTATGTTAGAATGCACTACTCAAAACCAGAAATGTAATTTTTCCCAACAAAGCATTTGCTTGTCTATTGACATGATAATTATTTTAGTCACGTTTATTGATATTATACTTATTTTGAAGATCAGCGAAAGGGATGCCAAAATTCACTGTTAGTTGTAAAGTGCAAGGATACTTTGCATAACAATTATATCTGTAAAAACCAATCAGGatacattttctttttgtatcaGACTTGATTTAAAGAGAAGGGAGAGTTTAAAAGCTGGTCATTATACTGGGTGAAATCGACTCTTACTTCAAGAGTTCAAGGTTGTGTTTGGTGTTATGTGAAATGTTTGGCGAGGGAAATGCGTGAGCAAACTTGCTCTGTGCTAATGTCGCTTTTGATGTTGGCATTTAAACAGTTGGAACTTTGCatgaaatttgcataaattatccgccatcttggatttttgaTGTAAGTTCATCTTGCCTTGGGTTCAATAACTTTTAAAAGGTTTACCTGTAGTGATGCATCAATGCCTTAGCTACGTGTTGGTTGTTGGTTTTTTAAGGGCGAGTTATGGCTCTCTGAGCACAAGCATGTTTTTGAGCTGTTCTTGGAGCATGTAAATGTACACTAAGGAGCTTCCTTGTTATGAAGTTGAAACTTGACAGAGGCATAAACGAATGGATGATTTTTATGTTGAATGGCTTGTTGATGGTGTGTAGTTTTCTCTAGTAATTTTGTAAGGCTTGAAATATGAGAACTGCAGTTCAAAAGAGAACTTGAGAATTTTCCTTAGTCAACACGATTCCAGTAAAACAGGATTTAAAATTCGAACTTGTCGTTTGCACTGAGTATGCGTTATATACAAGCGGAACCATAAAATGAATCTGGAGGGAGGATGAAATtatttgcaaaattttaaagaaaaaagaaaattagaagTGTTTCATTGGCAGTTTTTTACACTTAGGTTAGTATAAAGGTTTAACtttcaaataaaacaaattttgagGCTTTCCAATGTTGTGGAGCATTGGAACAGCGAGTGTTGGAGAGTTCCAGATTCCAATTTACAAGAGATCCATTGTTGAAGATTTCCCAGAGTTGGAATGACCAATGTTTGAGAGTTCCATTGTTGAAGATCCACGTAGGAGAGGTATTGGAGAGGTATTGTGGAGTTTGAGTGGGCAACCCTGGAGAGAACATTTCATTAGTTACACATATACATCCCACAGGGCCACCCCTTATCATGAACTACCTATGGGGTAGGTGAACATGTAgaccaccgcgcaccggtggctcagttagttgagcaccgggctgttacgcgggaggtcgtgagttcaactccggccggacgaacactcagggtctttaaaaaactgaggagaaagtgctgcctttgtaattacatctgcaaatggttagactctctagtcttctcggattaggacgataagccggaggtcctgtctcacaacccttcaatgttcataatcctgtgggacgtaaaagaacccgcacacttgtcgtaaagagtagggcatgtagttcccggtgttgtggtctgtcttctgtggtgtatcatggttgggagggtaaatgctcggagatattagctacaccaagctactctaaaaatccgagggtaaataaagatatatgatatatgatatatatctCACCTGGTCATTTTAGGGATGTGCTCTATCCATTCAGCTACCTCAACACCTGGGACGATAGCCGATTTGTTGACGTTCTTAATGTAATTTCTTGCCAAGTAGCCTGgaaaacaactgaaaaaaaccCTGTCTTAACAGGGATTTGAACCTTGAATCTGGGGAAGGCCAGAGAACAGAAACAACTGGAGTTGtatgtgctttttttttaaaaggtttaATGTAGTTTTGTGCCAAAGAGACTAAAAAGAAAACCGTCTCTCTAAACTGGGGCTCTTGATTACCAGACACTGTGTTTACCACTGAGCCAGCCAAACAGCTGAAATTAAATGCGGTTTAGTTGCATTCTTGAATTAGCTCCTTGGGAAAGAGTGTAAAACAACtctaatgttttcttttttccaataTGTTAAAGAGTTTAAAACTGCTCATTATACTGGCTAAAACTGGCACTAATTtccgaagaacaaatgaacaattcgTTCAGTTACAGGCAAGGCGTTTTAGAACAACgattcctttttcctttctgatgaaatgcgggATTGTCATGCAGCCTTGACTTGCATGGCGTGACATTTGCGGTTGTGTCGTGAAGAATTATCAAATGCCACTAGATTTGCTCCCAACGCCGTCATTATAAAGCATTATTGTCGTCTTGAAAtcaaacttaatttttttgctaaacaaaatatttctttcaggaatacagggtttttttgtgccgttcttttctatggcttatttctttcgcatttatttattatatttttgcgcctttttaaacggcccagggattgctgtgagaactaaaatgaaaagggacTTAGTTTTCCGGACACCCCATTAAGAATCTTCTAcgggaacgcttgctacgcatgATAGGGAGGGTATGGTACATTTTGTTATGGTGGTTCCTTGAACAAATTCTTTCATTACAATCAACATTGTACCTTCCAGTATTGTTCTCACATTAAAACGTCCACGTTAAAGGATTGtccgaaaaaataaataactttcCATACAGTACTTGGCACTTGTACAAGATGCTGTACATTTCCAAAACTAAAGACATATTTAACAAAGGCAAAGcgcagggttagggttagggcagATCCTTGGCTGGGCCAAAGTAGGGGTATTTAAAGCACTTTCCTCACCCCAAAAGTCCagaaattgaaatttcaaatttcagatgTGAGAGTACCATTTGGTAACTTAGTAACACCAGATTAAAGCCTTACCAGCAGGAGGTATCTACCACTGGACTCTGTCACTATATGCGGCCGATAATCCTTTATGTATGACATTAGCAGTCGACAGAGCTCGTCCTGTGGCTGAAAAAGATCAGTGGCATTTACCTGAATGTTTGGTCAATCATCGAACTAAATGGTAAGTCAACACTTTTGAGTGCTGAACACACATTGTACAAATTTCTAACAATTAGAGATTGGCATAAATGGCCAGCTAGCCAGTTTGAGAACAGAATCAATATCGATGGATTTCAACAAATGTTTATGGATGGAGTGCTTCATCCATGTCAATCAGTAGAAATTTCAGGTCAATTATCTCAGATCACCATGGGTGTGGCAAATTGTCCCAAAACAGGCTACCCTTTTGTGATGAGATTGATGTAAATAAATTATGCTTATTCTACAAAATTATGCTGAAATGGATGTTGCCCAGAGTACctgacaaataaaataattagtCCATATCAGCGACATGTCAACCAGAACCTCACGCTATGGTGATACAACTTTACCCAGCGCTAGATGTAAATGTGACACAGAAGGTGGAAAAAACCTTTCTTGCCACAGCCACAAAACTTTGGAACTCTCTACCTATTAGTACAAGATCTAGCACCAGTATTATTGCCTTCAAACAGAATTATTGTAATCTTATAAAGAAAGGTTATGCTGGCTTCGATAGCTTTCCCATTTCATAAATTTTCCACCCTTTGAATATTACATTTTACTATCTTTACCCCTTTTAATATTTGTaacttacatgtagttttatatattttaggggagggccacaagtttaccAGTTCTAAACTATAATGTGTCACCCTTGGTAAatcaagttatttatttattattgattgatttctttatttacttaccTAATTTACTGgaaccaaagagaaaattgtctAACCTGTAGAGCCAGCTCGTCTcgtccagaaaacttccttgTCTTGTAATTATTAAAGCGGAGGACAATGTCCCCACTATCCTTGACAATCAAATAATTCTTCCCAGTGGAGCTCTTTGGGTCAAAGTTACTAGCCTGTTTCCCTGACAGGACTTCCAGGGTCCTTATTTCCAATTCCCGTGCCGGGGGAATAAACACGTACAAGGATAGCATTATTAGGTCACAAAATTCTTTGGCTTTGAACTTCATTGGGCCTGTCAATTCAAACTTTTCTCTTTGCTTGCTAACAGCGGAAACCACTTCCTCccttttttaaagacaaaacccaaaaaaagaaaaaaatgaataaggTTCATACAGGTTGGGCTGTCCAGGACAAAGGGAAAGTGAATGATTCAGGTCAAAACTACTGCAGCCAAGAGAGATGTatcttgcaaacaatggttaatcAATTTACTTTAAGTGCCAATTTCTCCTGAAGCTCTAAGCTTCCCTCAAATTAGTGTGAATGGGAACTAACACAATTGTTTGAATCTTAACAATCTGTAGTCTACAGCTAGTTATGCAATATACTGAATACTAATTTTAGTCTATGCCGTCACAGAGTGAGCAAATAGCAGATTTTATGTTAAGACTAACCAAGGGATCCAGCGATTTTGGGCAGAAAAATCTTCCATTGTGGTTGGGCTTTCCAAGTCACCTTCTTTCTGGAGAATTCTGGCTTGCATTCTGAGTTGGCGGATAATCGGCGCCCCTTTGAAGTCAGGAGCATCCTCTTTGTTCACAAATTTTATTGGGTACAGCAGCGAGCTAAGGTGATTTGACACCGTGGCTGAACTTCAATTTCGTTCTTCCTGCAAAGAAACAGAACAGGTTAATTAAGGCTCAAAACAGCCAAAAATCAATAAGTAAATAGAGAAgtgtaaatgaaagaaaaggaaaggaacttacaCTACACAAGTAACATCACAGATAAATTGCGCTACAATTGTGACCCATAACTTTTGCATCTGAGGTattgttttaaagtaattttctcgCCAGAAATCAATGGACTTTTTTTACATCAGGTCGTGTGCCAACTTGTTTTGATTACACAGGGATACCTAGTGTATACATTGCTGGGCTCACCCTCGGtataaaaacctgtgaaactcacagagGATGGAACCCTTTAAACTCTGTCGGTAAGGCAATTTTTTACCATCAGCAGATAGGTAAAAAGTTATTTTATCAGAATATTTATCACTGACATGTAGCAGAAATTCATCAAAGGCAAGAGGCTCTGGGTGAAAGTGATCAAGCTTGAAAGTCAAAATTTCACCAACCAAGCAATAAATCATTGACATGAAAATTTTCCAATTTGTTggcaatttctttctttcagaaaaAGTATGGAGTCATATtactaataataaaaacaatactgAAAAAATTGAAGGAACTCAGCCAGATGAGTCATTATAAAAAACTTCAATGGGCATtctctgaataaaaaaaaaaacattaaaacattGCTGCAAGCTTTCGACCACTAGAGCTGAGGTCTTCAATGGGCAAAATGATGAATGAAGTAAAAATTCGGAGAACATATAGTGagttaaaaatgataacaattattgttatcatttttatttttatacattCTCCAAATTTTTACTTCAAGCTTTCGACCACTAGAGCTGAGGTCTTCAACCGGCAAAAtgatgaatgaagtgaaaattgGGAGAATATATagtgagataaaaatgataacaattaTTATCAATTTTAGTTTTATATATTCTCCAaactttcacttcattcaacattttgcCCGTTGAAGACCTCTGCTCTAGTGGTCGAAAGCTTGCAGGAATTGTTTATGTTTTTAGCCAGAGAAAGcccattcaattttttttatcaaaaacaatattattattgacctCTTACCATGCGGAGTCGACTTTTTAACAGCTAGCTATTTATAATTTATCTTTAATTTGATAAAGGCAGCATTGAAAAGAGATTTCAGATTATTATCAGCATAAAGCAAGTTTCAACAGCAGATTGGTAAAAAGATAACACATTGTTGACCATACTGTTATTCTTTCTTTGATAAGTTTTGGACCTGATTTGGTTGTGAATGGCCAtaagaatattttttaatcatccCCATCAGCAATAGGGATTACCTCTGTGTAAAAACCTGAGAAACTTTTTTgggttttgttagctcgtggtaggattaggttattgtttgatgttttctgctcttttgttttcctaagGGTTCCATCCtccgtgagtttcacaggtttttacaccgagggtGAGCCCGGCAATGTATACACTAGCTATCCCTGTGTAATCAAAACAAGTTGACACACGACCTGATGTAAAAAGTCCATTGATTTATGGcgagaaattactttaaaacaatACCTCAGATGCAAAAGTTATGGGTCACAATTGTAGCGCAATTTATCTGTGATGCTTACTTGTGTAGCGAGTAACTACTCAGTCCCTCCAatattcgccattttcagcagtttctttacacacaagtattacGGGCTCACATTTTTTACTAAACCGCTGGCAACACAATCCAGGCACAACGATTTTACGATTTCAGTTAAACTGCGAGTAAATTTTGTGATCTTAATTGAGAAAAATTGCAACTgcattttttcgttaatttggAGCCTTTTTTCAACGCTCTAATTAAACAAAATGGTGGCCTTTGATGTGGTTTTCAGTCCCCGGCTGTGAGTGTTGGGTGGTTGACTTAGGCGTTTCCACAAAGGTGTCAAAACTTAATTAAGCTCTGCATCACGGGCTAACGTAGTTATAACGTAACCCAGAAAGCctgcaaagaaaataaaaaaggagTGGTTGTTAAATAGACTTCTAGCGTCACCCAAATATCGGTCATCACTTAATGCAAAcgtggaaattaaagccaaaaaaaaccaaagataCTTACAAAGCATTCTCTCTTGAGCCTTGTTGTAAGTGGAAAGGGCCACCGGTGCTTTCTCTCTTTCAAAGTTAACTTTCTGGGTAAAGAATTCCTTTACGGAAGCCAAGAATTTTCGGACTGTCTCGGATAGCTCATCGAATTTGACGGAATAAGGAGTATGGCGCTTGTTCCCTCCTGGTGCTGAATTTGGGGAAGATTCCACGTGAATTTCACCCTCACTGACGTCGTGTTCATCTTCGGATTGGGTTAGGCTCACGTTGGTCGCTTCTTGTTCCTTCGAAGTATAGCTGTCAACGAGTGGTTCTTCCAAGTTTTCTTGTTCGGGCGGGACGAGTAATACCGGGAAATCATCCTCGATTTCGATTAGACGAACTGACGAGTTATCTGCAGCACTGGAGGAGCAAGGCATCTGGTGTTCCATTGCGGAAAAGgtgatttcaacaaaaaaaatacccaAGCGAGTGATCTGTTGGCGTTCTCAATGATGATATGGAATAAATGCTTTACGAGCTACGAGATcacactttatttattcattattgcATAACTTCATACTTTGATATAACCGcctttttggcgggaaaagaaGAAACACAGCAATTACTGTTTTTCAAAGGTACCAAGCCCACCTACCTCACTgcattgttgtttttaatttctcaAAGACGTACTCAAATACGACACTTTCTGTTCAGTGTTCACGTTATGGTACATGAAAGTCCTTGTAATGGAGAGTTTTAAAAGTCGTAGATATTCGTTACAAAGCTGTTATCGCATGACTTTATAACTTCTCTTCTTTTTCGATGTTAATGTTACCCAataagggtgcgtttgattgggAAATCCTGATTTTGGATCCTCGTATTTCCAATAAAAATTTGTGGCGGTTTTTACTCATTAAAATCCTTCGTAACGTAGATTTCCAAATGGTGAAATCTACGACAAAATCCGATTTCAGATTTTGCGTttgattggaaatccgaagatctaGATCCGGAAGTCCCAGTCGAACGCACAACTTCCCGccattcatatttaattatCAGTCTTTTCTGAGAGATTTCCAACAGACGTATTTAACCAACGTTTTGCAAAAATCGGTGCAATGGAGGATTACGTTAATATTCCAAAGTGattaatccttcaacttatgaGCAATGAAGAATCATTATCTTCATTGTCGAATTTACCCCCAAATATTCAAACGGTTGTTGAAAACTGTACGATGACTATTCGGGAAATTGCTGTTAGTGCAGGAATTAGAGCATGAGAGGAAAGAAGTTCAAATACTTCCTCGTCTGTAAACAGCTTGCCTGCCACCTCTGGAGTAATGGAAGGTATGGTCATATCATAGTATTAACTTGATCTTACTGTAGAAGCACTAATGAAATCTCCCCGAGTTTGGGTTTACGTTTGaatttaaattgttctttcaagaTCGTTCGTTGGTATGCTAACGTGTTGGTTTCCTGGACATCGACGAATCATCAAAAGAGAATTGAAAAG from Montipora capricornis isolate CH-2021 chromosome 2, ASM3666992v2, whole genome shotgun sequence includes the following:
- the LOC138037098 gene encoding uncharacterized protein, which produces MEHQMPCSSSAADNSSVRLIEIEDDFPVLLVPPEQENLEEPLVDSYTSKEQEATNVSLTQSEDEHDVSEGEIHVESSPNSAPGGNKRHTPYSVKFDELSETVRKFLASVKEFFTQKVNFEREKAPVALSTYNKAQERMLCFLGYVITTSATVSNHLSSLLYPIKFVNKEDAPDFKGAPIIRQLRMQARILQKEGDLESPTTMEDFSAQNRWIPWEEVVSAVSKQREKFELTGPMKFKAKEFCDLIMLSLYVFIPPARELEIRTLEVLSGKQASNFDPKSSTGKNYLIVKDSGDIVLRFNNYKTRKFSGRDELALQPQDELCRLLMSYIKDYRPHIVTESSGRYLLLGCPLKLHNTSPIPLLRGSSTMELSNIGHSNSGKSSTMDLL